In [Leptolyngbya] sp. PCC 7376, a genomic segment contains:
- a CDS encoding phage integrase: protein MNLTQINAELKALSLGITVEMRGGKLSLRAKLPPKFKSKKSVPYQQRISLGLPANPAGLIRARGEAIKLAGLLACNEFDWSLYIDEEVLTCEEWCARFKQDYFHRRADTAQVRNTYRSDYHQIFKKLPLHKPITEKILVDTLLSIKPDTRQRKRGTVALTQLAELAGIEVELGRYKGNYSHASRQRRKLPSDETLIKVAQSIPSGRWKNFVLVLITYGLRPHEGFYCDFSDSPILYVTNGKTGPRHVAPLRSEWGEEFDFEHAEFPPGGVAMKNKNWEALGARVSTQFRRYSIPFPTYVPRHAYAKRCKDFDVSPIDAAKLMGHSLQNHFKYYHHYYDKENVMQLAKQLGSKS from the coding sequence ATGAATTTGACTCAAATTAACGCCGAGCTAAAGGCTCTAAGCCTTGGTATTACAGTGGAAATGAGAGGTGGCAAGCTTTCCTTAAGAGCGAAGTTGCCACCCAAATTTAAGTCCAAAAAGTCAGTTCCTTATCAACAACGCATCTCTTTAGGGCTTCCTGCGAATCCTGCTGGCTTGATTCGCGCCCGAGGCGAAGCAATCAAATTGGCAGGCTTACTCGCTTGTAATGAGTTTGATTGGTCGTTGTATATCGATGAGGAAGTTCTCACCTGTGAGGAGTGGTGTGCTCGGTTTAAGCAAGACTACTTCCATCGCAGAGCTGACACCGCTCAAGTTCGCAATACTTACCGCAGTGATTATCACCAGATATTCAAAAAGCTGCCTCTACATAAGCCGATAACGGAGAAGATCTTGGTAGATACGTTGCTATCAATCAAGCCGGATACTCGACAGCGTAAACGTGGAACCGTTGCATTGACTCAGTTGGCTGAATTGGCCGGGATTGAAGTAGAGCTGGGACGATACAAAGGCAATTATTCTCATGCCAGCCGACAGCGTCGCAAGCTGCCCTCTGATGAGACCCTCATCAAGGTGGCTCAGTCTATACCCAGTGGGCGGTGGAAAAATTTTGTTTTAGTTTTGATTACCTATGGTTTGAGACCGCATGAGGGGTTTTATTGTGATTTTAGTGATAGTCCAATTCTCTATGTAACGAACGGAAAGACGGGACCACGCCATGTTGCCCCACTACGTTCGGAATGGGGGGAGGAGTTTGATTTTGAGCATGCTGAGTTTCCACCAGGAGGTGTAGCAATGAAGAATAAAAATTGGGAAGCGCTAGGGGCACGGGTGAGTACTCAATTTCGTCGCTATTCCATCCCTTTCCCAACCTATGTCCCTCGTCATGCATACGCTAAACGGTGCAAAGATTTTGATGTATCACCAATTGATGCGGCAAAATTGATGGGTCATAGTCTGCAAAATCACTTCAAGTATTATCACCACTACTACGATAAGGAGAACGTTATGCAGCTGGCGAAACAGCTTGGTTCCAAGAGTTAA